A genome region from Camelina sativa cultivar DH55 chromosome 10, Cs, whole genome shotgun sequence includes the following:
- the LOC104716310 gene encoding uncharacterized protein LOC104716310, whose product MDHHQDYSRQNEERRLLLSKEEERIRDELETEIERNLEGEFKDGIYNLALKLRRLYEQRREREASLDVSVRKSKRVLEVNISIKMEGDTKIEITERKKEEDNEKTKKTENLDKRRKFAATGEDKTGKDKMTNRTRAHELRWKW is encoded by the exons ATGGACCACCACCAAGACTATAGCCGACAGAAC GAGGAGAGGAGACTCTTATtgtccaaagaagaagagaggattcGGGATGAGCTTGAGACGGAAATCGAAAGAAATTTGGAAGGGGAATTCAAGGATGGGATCTATAACCTAGCACTTAAGCTGCGCCGACTGTATGAACAAAGACGGGAAAGAGAAGCGTCCCTCGATGTTTCAGTGAGGAAGAGCAAGCGAGTATTGGAGGTGAACATAAGTATAAAGATGGAAGGAGATACCAAGATAGAGATCACtgagaggaaaaaagaagaagacaacgaaaagacaaagaaaacagagaatttgGACAAGAGAAGGAAGTTTGCAGCAACTGGTGAAGATAAAACAGGAAAGGACAAGATGACGAATCGAACCAGGGCTCATGAACTCAGATGGAAATGGTAA
- the LOC104716311 gene encoding protein CURVATURE THYLAKOID 1D, chloroplastic-like — translation MEVCTSSSSTIITRLPSTSSINRHGYLAVHGISLPLAKRCLCPSPIPYPYDNCETLLGTLMRCSRDFPGETVFEETSTGEGGGVNEFGDGAVEEINSTSEAQAEDEHQTQALEFFNDIKLVDSDKTYSILLYGSGAVVALYLTSAIVSSLESIPLFPKLMEVVGLGYTLWFTTRYLLFKRNRDELKTKVSEIKKQVLGSDCE, via the exons ATGGAGGTCTGTACCAGCTCGTCATCTACCATAATCACTCGTCTCCCTTCGACTTCGAGCATCAACCGCCATGGATATCTCGCTGTTCATGGAATCTCTCTTCCTCTAGCGAAACGTTGCCTCTGTCCTTCTCCAATCCCGTACCCGTACGACAACTGTGAAACCCTCCTAg GCACGTTGATGCGTTGTAGTAGAGATTTTCCAGGAGAAACAGTCTTTGAAGAAACATCAActggagaaggaggaggagtcaATGAGTTTGGTGATGGAGCTGTAGAAGAGATAAACTCGACTAGTGAAGCTCAAGCTGAAGACGAGCACCAAACTCAAGCCCTAGAGTTCTTCAACGACATTAAG CTGGTGGACTCagacaaaacatattcaatctTGCTTTATGGGAGTGGTGCAGTCGTTGCTCTCTACTTAACTTCTGCAATCGTCAGTTCACTTGAATCAATCCCTCTG TTTCCTAAACTAATGGAAGTGGTTGGTCTAGGATACACACTCTGGTTCACTACCCGTTACCTGCTATTTAAG AGGAACAGAGACGAACTCAAGACCAAGGTTAGTGAAATAAAAAAGCAGGTTCTTGGGTCTGATTGTGAGTGA